The DNA sequence CCGTGAATTCCCACCATAACGGGAACCGGCGCATTGTCAGCGGAATGCGGAACGTAATACCTGGCGTATACCGTGTCGCCATCGCTCTGATACGATACTTCATACTCGCGATACCACAGGTTGGAGTTCCCAGCTATCATTGTGGCCTGCAGAGGGGCGGATTGGTCATAGGAGTAGAAGGCCTCGATCTCCTCTGGGGTCGGGATCGGTGCAGGTGCAGGCAGTGTGGGCGCTGGCGCCGCCGTGGCTGGCTGAAGGCATGACGCTTCACCCGCGAACACTGATAGCAGGGCTAGTGGAATAGCTATGGAAGCGAAGATGCGCCGTAGCTGCATTGTCTCACACCATCCTATGTGCTTTCGGGGAATCTCGGGAGCTCAGAAACCCTACGGTAAGTGCTGCGCATGTGTAGATTATACAGCTGCCTCAGTTATGCTGCATGCTAATCCACCAACTACCATCGCCGCCCGAAGTGACACGGAGTGCATATAATGGTATAATATAGTAAACCGCACTGCGCTCGCGAGGAAGCGGAGCACGTGAGGCAGGCGGGGTCAGGAGGTGAACTGGAACTGCATGGAGACAGGCGATTGAGCTTGCTCGCCCTGCTTGTTATCCCTGGGGTCGGGCGTGGAACAGTCAGACGGATGCTCCAGTCGGCGCCATTCGCAGTTCCCGACTGGGCTGATCTGCGTGATGCGCTTGCTTATGCGATGGGCCGGAGGCAGGGCATGCGCGGGCCCGTACTGAGGGCGGATTTCGAGGAGGCGCTCCACAGGGCCGAGTCGATAATCGCGGCCTCCGAACGAAACGGGATTCACATTCTGGAACCGGCAGACCCTCGGTTTCCCGTAGGCCTTCAGAGCATCCCTGCATCGCCGGTTCTCCTTCATGTGCTGGGAGACCCAGCTTGCCTGAACGCTCCAAGCCGCGTCACACTGGCAGGCACTCGTCGGCCCACGCCATATGGGGTGGAAGTGGCTGAGTCCCTCGGGAGAGAGTGCGCCCGCGCCGGGTTCACAGTGGCGAGCGGCCTCGCGGTCGGCTGTGACACTCTGGCCCACTCAGGCTGCGTTGCAGCCGGGGGCAGGGGCATTGCAGTGCTGGCCCACGGGCTCCAGGATGTGTACCCGCCACAGAATCGCGGGCTTGCCGACGCTATCGTATCGGGCGGCGGATGCTTGGTAAGTGAGTACCACTACGGCGAGAA is a window from the Clostridia bacterium genome containing:
- a CDS encoding DNA-processing protein DprA, which codes for MSLLALLVIPGVGRGTVRRMLQSAPFAVPDWADLRDALAYAMGRRQGMRGPVLRADFEEALHRAESIIAASERNGIHILEPADPRFPVGLQSIPASPVLLHVLGDPACLNAPSRVTLAGTRRPTPYGVEVAESLGRECARAGFTVASGLAVGCDTLAHSGCVAAGGRGIAVLAHGLQDVYPPQNRGLADAIVSGGGCLVSEYHYGEKASPRTFVERDRLQSGLGQGLIVVETGIDGGTMHTVRYAIAQGRPVAAVVHPPDTDSEPSAAGNRLLLDSGWVRPLESGRSAEFLNSLCGGLLG